In one window of Miscanthus floridulus cultivar M001 unplaced genomic scaffold, ASM1932011v1 fs_806_2_3, whole genome shotgun sequence DNA:
- the LOC136533200 gene encoding uncharacterized protein: MCLPIDSWFCMSSTVNDDYHQPAPAGPPPAPAGRTTQLPAQRNGGGHYNGNGYPVHHAPAAAAEADRKASNDVRRGPAPTHAIPAGVQEKADGTLKQQPTAARNGMVAAAHGARGVAAHNYYYYEPAHREDAAAADFYHHHHPAATATADHERY; this comes from the coding sequence ATGTGCCTCCCGATCGACTCCTGGTTCTGCATGTCAAGCACCGTCAACGACGACTACCATCAGCCCGCCCCGGCGGGCCCGCCGCCCGCCCCAGCGGGCAGGACGACGCAGCTTCCCGCGCAGCGCAACGGCGGCGGCCACTACAACGGCAACGGCTACCCCGTCCACCAcgcgcctgccgccgccgccgaggcggaCCGCAAGGCGTCCAACGACGTGAGGAGAGGCCCCGCCCCCACGCATGCCATTCCCGCCGGCGTGCAGGAGAAGGCCGACGGGACGTTGAAGCAGCAGCCCACCGCCGCTAGGAACGGCATGGTTGCTGCGGCCCATGGAGCACGCGGCGTCGCCGCgcacaactactactactacgagCCTGCCCACAgagaggacgccgccgccgcggatttctaccaccaccaccacccggcTGCCACGGCTACTGCCGATCACGAAAGGTATTAG